The window CTCGCCGCAGGGCTTCACCTATCTGCTGTATCTGGTGTTCGTGGCGATCCTGCTGGTGTGGTTCCGGGCGCCGCGGGTGATCTGGACGAAGGTGCGGCCGGGCGAGCTGGAGGTCGAGCCGACGGACCGGCGGCAGCGGGCGGTGCTGCTGCTGGTCGTCATGGGGCTGTTCGCGGCGAGCGTGCCGGCCCACCAGCTGACCCCGTTCGTGATGCTGGGCGTGCTGGCGGTGCTGGTGCTGGTGGGCCGCAGCGAACTGCGCGGACTGCCCGTCCTGTTCGGTGTCATGGCGGTGGCCTGGATCGGCTTCCTGGCCGAGCCGTACTGGTCGGGGCACTTCGACGAACTCTTCGGCGGCGTCGGCGGCGTCGGTTCCAATGTCTCCTCGTCGGTCTCCGGCCGGATCGAGGGCGGCAGTTCCACCCACAAGCTGGTGCTGTACACGCGCGTGCTGCTGGCCGGCGGTGTGATGGCCATGGCCTGCTGGGGCTGGTGGCGCCGCCGCGACCACAAGTACCGCGAGCGTTCCCTGCTGGTCCTCACCTTCGTCCCGTTCCTCGGCTTCGGCATGCAGAGTTACGGCGGCGAAATGGCGCTGCGTGTCTTCATGTTCGCGCTGCCCGGCGCGGCCCTGCTGATGGGCCTGGCCCTCTTCCCGCGTACCGGCGTCACCGCGAAGGAGCGCGACAAGGACCGGGTGAGCCTCGCCCCGCTCGCCGCGCTCATGGCGGGCCTGGTGCTCATGGGCGGCTTCCTGGTGGCCCGTTGGGGCAACGAGCCGTTCGAGCGGGTCAGGCCCGGCGAGGTCGCGGCCATGGAGTACGTGTACTCCCATGACGATCCGAGCGCGCGGCTGCTGTGGCTGAGCAACGACCCCGTCAACGTCGTGACGCCGTCGATGCCTTGGGGCGCGCGGGACATGGAGAAGGTCGAGTATCTGCCCACTCTGGCGCCGGTCGACCCGGTGCTGGTGTCGGGCCTGGTCAAGGCGCTGAAGGACGCGGGTCCGAACTCGTATCTGATGATCAACCGCAGTCAGGTCACCTATCTGCGGATGGACGTCGGCTACTCGAAGGCCTGGGAGTCTCGGCTCATCCAGAATCTGGACCGGCGCCAGGAGCTGAGGAAGGTCATCGTCAACGAGGACGTGACCATGTACGCGCTGCGCAAGCAGCCCGCGGGTGCGGTCCCGAAGGCCGATCCCGGTCCGATCGGACCGCAGGTGACCTGGACGCCCTGGTCGGTGGTCGGGGCGCTGGCGGCGCTCGCGCTGATCGTGCTGCTGGGTGCGCGCGAGGTGGTCCGGGTCGCGGTGCGGCCGAGCGTGCGCCAACTGCGCTGGCTGCAGAGCAGTTTCTGGTTCTCGCTGCCGCTGCTGGCGGTGCTGCTGGCCTCGCTGGTGCAGCGGTTCCTGACGATCAAGTAGCGGTCAGGTGGCTCGGCGGTCGAGCCACCTGACCTCGTAGGCCTGCAACTTGATGCGCTTGCCGTCGACGGTCGCCTCGGCGGACCGGTCCAGGGTGTTGACGACCAGGGCGGTCTTCTCGGTGGCCAGCACCTTGGCGTGCGGGGCGGTACTGAGGTCCTCGTACTCCGTGCCCGGCGGGAACTCGGCCGCGAACCGGGCCAGCAGGTCGTACAGGGGCAGCTTCTGCCCGCCGTCGGCGCCGCTGGTGGGCGTCCAGAGGCAGCCGGGGCACTCGGTGCCCTCCTCGGGCTCCGGGTTCCAGTAGAAGCCGGAGGTGGCGCCGCCCTTGGCCATGGCGATCAGTCCGGCGGCGTGGACGGCCGTGCGGCGGGTCTCGGACCAGCCGTGGCGGTTGTCGTCGCCGTCGGCGGGCTCGACGTAGTACTCGGCCCACCACAGCGGCAGCTCGTCACCGGTCTGTTCGCGTACCCACTCCCCGACGGCGGTGAATTTGTCGGTCGCCGCGAACTCGTCGGGCAGCAGCTCGTCGTCCCGGGTGTAGCTGGAGCCGTCCACGACGACGAAGTCCGCGCCCGCCTTGTGCTCGTTCCAATAGGAGAAGGCATCCAGGACCCGCCGGTCCATCGCGCCCCAACTGCCCTTGTAGGTCGGGGAGGCGTGCTCCTCGCGCGGATCGAGGCTGTCCATCACCAGATACGGCCCGCCGACCATGATCTCGGGGTTGACCTCCTTCAGCGCCTTGTAGATCAGGTTGTACAGCTGCGTGTAGCCCTCGTAGTCCCAGCGGGCCTCGGCGTCGTTCCAGAAGCCCTTGAACTCGTTCCAGACGACGAAGTGCCGTACGTCCGGATAGCGTTTGGCAACCGTCACCGCGAGCGCGGCGAAGTCGTCGAAGTGCTCGGGCTCGGGAGCGGTCTCCAGGGCGGCCTGGCTCCAGTCGGTGTTGTCGACGCCCGACTCGCCGCCCTTCATCCAGTCCGGGGCGCAGCACAGGGTGACGACCGGGGTGCCGCCCGAGGCACGGACGAAGTCGATCCGGCGGTCCATCGCCTCGAAGTCGTAACGCCCCTTCACCGGCTCGGGATTGTCGGCGCCCCAGCCCATGATGTGCTGGATCTGCGGCATCCCGTCGGGGAGCCGTTGCTCGACCCGCTCCACCGCGGCCGCGTCACCCTCGTCGGCGCTGAACTGGGTGTGCGTGAACCCCCAGCCCACCTCCGGCTTCGTGGCGTCCGGCGCCGGGGAGGCCGGGGTGCCGTGCACCTTGTCGCCCTCGCGCGAGGTGCCCTCGGTGCTCGCGCCGCCTCCGGGCAGTGTGTTGAACAGGGTCACCACCAGGGCCAGAGCGGCCACGCCCACGCCGAGCAGCGCGGTGAGCCGCCACCGCCGTGCCCCCGAATTCCACCCATGTCGTCCCATCGAGGGCAACGGTAACGGGGGTGACGGGCGCGAGGGCAGGTTTCGGCGGTGAACAGTCCCGCAGCAATTTCCGGGGGGCTACGTCCGGGGGAAATCCAGTGCACGAAGAGCGTTCGTGCCGGATCATGACGACATGTCTGCGAACCCACACGACGCTCTGCCGATCCGGCTCAACGTCGACGACAGCGACTCCCCGTCCGATGTCGTCGACGCGCTGTTCCTCGGCCGCTTCGCGACGGGCGAGCAGCCTTACTCGCACGCGGCGAACATCGACCGCGTACGGTCCGGCGCGACGCTGCTGCCGCCGGGCGCCCGGGTGCTGCGGGTGGCCCGCGACGACGACCGCAGCGCGACCCTCGCGGAGGGCGACGGCTGGACCCTGCTGGTCTCCCGCTGGAACCGCGGCGCCGATGTCACGGTCACCGCGACCACCGCCGACCTGGCCGAGAAGGTCCTCGACCAGGCCACCGACGGCGCGGCGGACGAGCCCGAACCCCAGCCGGAGAACGTGACCATGGGCTTCTGGTACGTCTCCCCCAGGCGCGGCCCGCACCGCACGACCCGCCAGATCTCCGCGGGCACCTGGGAAGAGGTCCGCGCCAACTACACGGCACCGGTGGCGGACGCGATGGACCGCCTGATGAAGACGACCCCGGAGGACATCGCGGGCCGGCTGCTCCTGCTGCACGGCCCGCCGGGCACCGGCAAGACGTCCGCGCTGCGTACGCTCGCCCGGTCCTGGCGGGACTGGTGCCAGGTGGACTGCGTGCTCGACCCGGAGCGGCTGTTCAGCGACGTCGGCTATCTGATGGACATCGCGATCGGCGAGGAGGACGGCACCGGCAAGGGGCGCTGGCGGCTGCTGCTCCTGGAGGACTGCGACGAGCTGATCCGCGGCGAGGCCAAGCACACGGCGGGCCAGGCGCTGTCCCG of the Streptomyces sp. NBC_00287 genome contains:
- a CDS encoding DUF5925 domain-containing protein, with product MSANPHDALPIRLNVDDSDSPSDVVDALFLGRFATGEQPYSHAANIDRVRSGATLLPPGARVLRVARDDDRSATLAEGDGWTLLVSRWNRGADVTVTATTADLAEKVLDQATDGAADEPEPQPENVTMGFWYVSPRRGPHRTTRQISAGTWEEVRANYTAPVADAMDRLMKTTPEDIAGRLLLLHGPPGTGKTSALRTLARSWRDWCQVDCVLDPERLFSDVGYLMDIAIGEEDGTGKGRWRLLLLEDCDELIRGEAKHTAGQALSRLLNLTDGLLGQGRNVLVGVTTNEDLERLHPAVVRPGRCLARIEVGPLTRSEAVGWLGAEEGVGREGATLAELYALRRGTSPTSLPEPRGQADAGLYL
- a CDS encoding GH39 family glycosyl hydrolase, whose product is MGRHGWNSGARRWRLTALLGVGVAALALVVTLFNTLPGGGASTEGTSREGDKVHGTPASPAPDATKPEVGWGFTHTQFSADEGDAAAVERVEQRLPDGMPQIQHIMGWGADNPEPVKGRYDFEAMDRRIDFVRASGGTPVVTLCCAPDWMKGGESGVDNTDWSQAALETAPEPEHFDDFAALAVTVAKRYPDVRHFVVWNEFKGFWNDAEARWDYEGYTQLYNLIYKALKEVNPEIMVGGPYLVMDSLDPREEHASPTYKGSWGAMDRRVLDAFSYWNEHKAGADFVVVDGSSYTRDDELLPDEFAATDKFTAVGEWVREQTGDELPLWWAEYYVEPADGDDNRHGWSETRRTAVHAAGLIAMAKGGATSGFYWNPEPEEGTECPGCLWTPTSGADGGQKLPLYDLLARFAAEFPPGTEYEDLSTAPHAKVLATEKTALVVNTLDRSAEATVDGKRIKLQAYEVRWLDRRAT